In Arthrobacter citreus, a genomic segment contains:
- a CDS encoding NAD(P)-dependent alcohol dehydrogenase, whose product MKALQYRTIGSPPEVVEIETPEPGPGQVRIKVSAAGVCHSDEFIMSLPDDQYVYGRPQTLGHEGAGVVDKLGDGVKYLELGTSVAVYGPWGCGRCYECSKGSENYCTNAAKYGIMPPGLGAPGAMAEYMIVDDPRHLVPLGDLDPVKNVSLTDAGLTPYHGIKGSLDKLHAGATCVVIGVGGLGHVAVQLLRAMTPATVVALDISEDKLNLASDVGAQYTFPSESGTVDLVRDLTHGEGVNAVFDFVANQATMDLGKAMIRTQGDQVLLGVGAGVLPVGFMSGALEATIRSPYWGSRPELIEVFDLARSSGINVHTEVYSLDDAPKAYEKLKNNEIIGRAVIVP is encoded by the coding sequence ATGAAGGCTCTTCAATACCGCACCATTGGTTCCCCGCCCGAAGTAGTGGAGATAGAAACTCCCGAGCCCGGGCCCGGCCAGGTCCGCATCAAGGTGAGCGCCGCAGGCGTGTGCCATTCGGATGAGTTCATCATGAGCCTGCCGGATGACCAGTATGTGTACGGCCGGCCGCAAACGCTGGGACATGAGGGCGCCGGAGTGGTGGACAAGCTGGGCGACGGCGTGAAGTACCTGGAGCTGGGAACGTCCGTTGCGGTCTATGGTCCCTGGGGCTGCGGGCGCTGCTACGAGTGTTCCAAGGGCAGCGAGAACTACTGCACGAATGCCGCCAAATACGGCATTATGCCGCCTGGCCTGGGCGCCCCCGGAGCCATGGCCGAGTACATGATTGTGGACGACCCCAGGCACCTGGTTCCGCTGGGGGACCTTGATCCGGTGAAGAATGTATCCCTGACCGACGCCGGCCTGACCCCGTACCACGGGATTAAGGGGTCACTGGATAAGCTGCATGCCGGTGCCACCTGCGTGGTGATTGGCGTTGGCGGGCTGGGTCACGTTGCCGTCCAGCTCCTGCGGGCTATGACCCCGGCCACTGTGGTGGCGCTGGACATCAGCGAGGACAAGCTGAATCTGGCCTCGGACGTTGGCGCTCAGTACACCTTCCCGTCAGAATCCGGAACAGTGGATCTGGTGAGGGACCTGACCCACGGCGAGGGCGTGAACGCGGTCTTCGACTTCGTCGCCAACCAGGCCACGATGGATCTGGGCAAGGCCATGATCCGGACCCAGGGGGACCAGGTCCTGCTCGGTGTGGGCGCCGGCGTGCTTCCCGTCGGCTTCATGTCGGGAGCACTCGAAGCCACCATCCGCTCTCCGTACTGGGGGAGCAGGCCGGAACTGATCGAAGTTTTTGACCTGGCCCGCTCCAGCGGCATCAACGTGCACACCGAGGTGTATTCCCTGGACGATGCGCCCAAGGCCTACGAAAAGCTGAAGAACAACGAGATCATTGGCCGGGCGGTCATCGTGCCTTAA
- a CDS encoding OFA family MFS transporter, with the protein MSWLDRENTIAPPGFNRWLIPPAALAVHLCIGQAYATSVYKNALVEHFDASLTQIGVIFSVAIVMLGLSAAVMGTWVDRNGPRKAMFVSAVFWTGGFLVGAVGIFTDQLWLLYLGYGVIGGIGLGIGYISPVSTLIKWFPDRPGLATGMAIMGFGGGALIASPLSSALLSFYDPEFGTPGADAGEAVGKLFLTLAAVYLVYMLYGAWTIKVPADGWRPEGFDPSKVASKALVTTNNVSAANAIKTRQFWLVWIVLFCNVTAGIGILEQAAPMIQDFFRQPDGVSLVSAAVAGGFVGLLSIGNMGGRFVWSATSDVIGRKRIYMVYLGAGAVLYLMLSLFGSTSTILYVLLAFVILSFYGGGFATVPAYLRDLFGTYQVGAIHGRLLTAWSAAGIAGPLIVNSFLDAQGTPGELDAGAYQPALLTMVGLLVIGFLANLLVRPVDAKHHEPQSTVPAAAADASELEDERK; encoded by the coding sequence ATGAGCTGGCTCGACCGTGAAAACACCATTGCACCACCGGGATTTAACCGATGGCTGATTCCGCCGGCCGCGTTGGCGGTCCACCTCTGCATTGGACAGGCCTATGCGACAAGCGTGTACAAAAACGCACTGGTGGAACACTTCGACGCCAGCCTGACCCAGATTGGCGTCATCTTCTCGGTCGCCATCGTGATGCTGGGGCTGTCAGCCGCAGTGATGGGTACCTGGGTGGACCGGAACGGCCCGCGGAAGGCGATGTTTGTTTCCGCGGTGTTCTGGACCGGTGGTTTCCTGGTGGGGGCCGTCGGAATCTTCACCGACCAGCTGTGGCTCCTTTACCTGGGCTACGGAGTGATTGGCGGAATAGGTCTGGGTATCGGTTACATTTCCCCGGTTTCAACCCTGATCAAGTGGTTCCCTGACCGGCCCGGGTTGGCCACGGGAATGGCCATCATGGGCTTCGGCGGCGGCGCGCTGATCGCCAGCCCGCTGTCCTCGGCCCTGCTGAGCTTTTACGACCCTGAGTTTGGCACTCCGGGCGCCGACGCCGGAGAAGCGGTGGGCAAGCTCTTCCTCACCCTCGCCGCCGTGTATCTCGTGTATATGCTCTACGGGGCATGGACCATTAAAGTCCCTGCCGACGGCTGGCGGCCCGAAGGGTTCGACCCGTCGAAAGTCGCCAGCAAGGCACTGGTCACCACCAACAACGTATCCGCCGCAAACGCCATCAAGACCCGCCAATTCTGGCTGGTATGGATTGTCCTGTTCTGCAACGTCACGGCGGGGATCGGCATCCTGGAGCAGGCAGCCCCAATGATTCAGGACTTCTTCCGCCAGCCCGACGGCGTTTCCCTGGTCAGCGCTGCGGTGGCCGGAGGCTTCGTGGGACTGCTGTCGATCGGCAACATGGGTGGACGGTTTGTCTGGTCCGCGACCTCCGACGTGATCGGACGCAAACGCATTTACATGGTCTATCTGGGTGCGGGGGCGGTGCTCTATCTGATGCTCTCCCTGTTCGGCAGCACATCCACCATCCTGTACGTCCTGCTGGCCTTCGTGATCCTGTCCTTCTACGGTGGAGGATTTGCCACCGTCCCCGCCTATCTGCGGGACCTGTTTGGGACCTACCAGGTGGGCGCCATCCACGGCCGTCTGCTGACGGCCTGGTCCGCAGCGGGCATTGCCGGGCCGCTGATCGTGAACTCCTTCCTTGACGCCCAGGGCACCCCCGGCGAACTGGACGCGGGCGCATATCAGCCGGCGCTGCTGACGATGGTTGGGCTGCTGGTCATCGGTTTCCTGGCCAATCTGCTGGTACGCCCGGTGGACGCAAAACATCATGAGCCGCAGAGCACAGTCCCGGCCGCGGCGGCCGACGCAAGCGAGTTGGAGGATGAGCGCAAATGA
- a CDS encoding dihydrofolate reductase family protein, which produces MTLSLNMFLSLDGVMQSPGAVDEDRSGGFENGGWLAPHMTTGVSRTVTGWFAKADSLLLGRGTYDMLQPFWEPVTDPEDQVAYAFNQLPKHLVTSTMENPTWHNTKVLKGDLLPAVAALRERRGEVQVHGSHRLARALHDAGLVDEYRLLVFPVVVGGGKRLFETGAASSGFRLLETETLDGGALHLRLRPIPFGTADFEHGWDH; this is translated from the coding sequence ATGACTCTATCCCTGAACATGTTTCTGAGCCTGGATGGTGTGATGCAGAGCCCGGGTGCCGTCGATGAGGACCGGTCCGGCGGGTTCGAAAACGGCGGATGGCTCGCGCCGCACATGACCACGGGTGTGAGTCGAACGGTCACCGGCTGGTTTGCCAAGGCTGACTCGCTGCTTCTGGGCCGGGGCACCTATGACATGCTGCAGCCATTTTGGGAACCTGTGACGGACCCGGAAGACCAAGTGGCCTACGCCTTCAACCAATTGCCGAAGCACCTGGTTACCTCGACCATGGAGAATCCGACCTGGCACAACACCAAGGTTCTCAAAGGAGACCTGTTGCCGGCCGTTGCGGCGCTCAGGGAGCGGCGCGGGGAGGTGCAGGTCCATGGCAGCCACCGGTTGGCCCGGGCCCTGCATGATGCGGGACTGGTGGATGAGTATCGGCTGCTCGTCTTTCCTGTCGTGGTCGGAGGCGGGAAGCGCCTCTTTGAAACGGGGGCGGCGTCGTCCGGCTTCCGCCTTTTGGAAACCGAGACCCTCGACGGCGGTGCCCTGCACCTGCGGCTGCGACCCATCCCTTTTGGAACTGCGGACTTTGAGCACGGATGGGACCACTGA
- a CDS encoding acyl-CoA thioesterase: MHLLLRTLLVLFRSRRRPKMGFFDTSSLPMRVLPTDIDIAMHLNNGMYLSLMDLGRFDLMVRSGFWAAMRRNGWNPVVGNETISFRKSLELGQRYTIETKVIGFDERASYIEQRMVADGEIYARAYIAARFVSKKGPVSNEEIFKAAGVRPPADLELPEWIRQWREDGALPSTRRPAPSIWG, encoded by the coding sequence ATGCACCTTCTCCTCCGCACGCTCCTGGTCCTCTTCCGCTCCCGTCGCCGCCCCAAGATGGGCTTTTTTGACACGTCGTCCCTGCCCATGCGGGTGCTCCCGACGGATATCGACATCGCCATGCATCTGAATAACGGGATGTACCTGTCGCTGATGGATCTGGGCCGGTTTGACCTGATGGTGCGAAGCGGCTTTTGGGCGGCAATGCGCCGCAACGGCTGGAATCCCGTGGTGGGCAATGAAACCATCAGCTTCCGTAAATCCCTTGAATTGGGCCAGCGCTACACGATTGAAACCAAGGTTATTGGGTTCGATGAGCGTGCCAGCTACATTGAGCAGCGGATGGTGGCCGACGGCGAAATTTACGCCCGCGCCTACATTGCCGCGCGCTTCGTGTCCAAGAAGGGGCCGGTAAGCAACGAGGAAATCTTCAAGGCCGCAGGCGTCCGTCCGCCGGCAGACCTGGAGCTGCCCGAGTGGATCCGGCAGTGGCGCGAGGACGGCGCCCTGCCGAGCACCCGCCGTCCGGCGCCCTCCATCTGGGGCTGA
- a CDS encoding phosphotransferase family protein has protein sequence MATGAASLLSVPDGTEVVATRAEADKLASPPLLILDAVTAFLDEHNLGSGPLSWAQIGDGQSNVTYRIQRGSDVFVLRRGPRPPLPPSTHDMVREARIQQLLKSRGVPVPEILAVCGDESILGVPFYVMSYLDGLVITNTIPAALDSAEQRLATSNAVVDTLVKLHSVDVAEGDLASFGRPDGYLRRQVERFSALWDINTTRSLPDVGLLGGWLADNLPDSQQAAVLHGDYRPGNLMFHRSAPARVAAVLDWEMAAVGDPLADLGYLTATYAEPGSPPSPLELTAVTRNPGYLRRGDVIKRYQAQTGLSLDALPWYQALALWKASIFCEAIYTRWLKGERPNDTQFAPSMAAGVPQLLAQARVFAGLSPAAVD, from the coding sequence ATGGCAACGGGCGCGGCATCGCTGCTTTCCGTCCCGGATGGAACCGAAGTGGTGGCAACCCGGGCCGAGGCCGACAAACTGGCTTCGCCTCCCCTGCTCATTCTCGACGCAGTTACCGCGTTCCTGGACGAGCACAACCTTGGCTCAGGCCCCCTGTCCTGGGCCCAGATCGGGGACGGGCAATCCAACGTCACCTACCGCATCCAGCGCGGCAGTGATGTCTTTGTCCTTCGGCGCGGGCCCCGACCTCCGCTGCCGCCGTCCACCCACGACATGGTGCGGGAAGCACGAATCCAGCAGCTCCTGAAAAGCCGCGGTGTTCCGGTTCCGGAAATCCTGGCGGTCTGCGGGGACGAGTCGATCCTCGGCGTGCCGTTCTATGTCATGTCCTATTTGGACGGCCTCGTCATCACCAACACCATCCCGGCGGCCCTGGACTCCGCGGAGCAGCGGCTGGCGACCAGCAACGCCGTCGTCGACACCCTGGTGAAGCTGCACAGCGTGGACGTGGCGGAAGGCGATTTGGCCTCCTTCGGCCGCCCCGACGGATACCTGCGCCGCCAGGTGGAGCGGTTTTCCGCCCTGTGGGACATCAATACCACCCGCTCGCTTCCGGATGTGGGCCTGCTCGGCGGGTGGCTGGCTGACAATCTTCCCGACAGCCAGCAGGCCGCCGTCCTGCACGGTGACTACCGTCCGGGGAACCTGATGTTCCACCGCAGCGCGCCCGCGCGGGTGGCCGCCGTCCTGGACTGGGAAATGGCCGCCGTCGGCGATCCGCTCGCGGACCTGGGCTATCTCACGGCAACTTATGCCGAGCCGGGCAGCCCGCCCAGCCCCCTGGAACTGACCGCCGTCACCCGGAATCCGGGATATCTGCGGCGCGGCGACGTGATTAAGCGCTATCAGGCGCAAACCGGTCTATCGCTTGATGCCCTTCCCTGGTACCAGGCGCTGGCCCTTTGGAAGGCGTCGATTTTCTGCGAGGCCATCTACACCCGCTGGCTCAAGGGAGAACGGCCCAACGACACACAATTTGCCCCGTCCATGGCGGCCGGTGTTCCGCAGCTGCTCGCGCAGGCGCGTGTTTTCGCCGGGCTGTCCCCTGCCGCCGTGGACTAA
- a CDS encoding MFS transporter small subunit, protein MKKTSNARVVLSWLLVGVPLAYGVFQTLTRASALFGG, encoded by the coding sequence ATGAAAAAGACCTCGAATGCCCGGGTCGTGCTGAGCTGGCTGCTGGTGGGAGTGCCCCTGGCGTACGGAGTGTTCCAGACCCTGACCCGCGCGTCTGCCCTGTTTGGCGGCTGA